The following proteins come from a genomic window of Triticum aestivum cultivar Chinese Spring chromosome 6A, IWGSC CS RefSeq v2.1, whole genome shotgun sequence:
- the LOC123127267 gene encoding plastidic ATP/ADP-transporter translates to MESGLVASHRLRLPALPFAAHAHLLRHRRLAATPLRLPTTPTPLRQPAALPLRPCLRPPRAASVASPAPAPGDAPDNSRKFLGVDALTLKKIVPLGLMFFCILFNYTILRDTKDVLVVTAKGSSAEIIPFLKTWVNLPMAIGFMLLYSKLADVLSKEALFYTVIFPFIAFFGVFGYVLYPMRDAIHPTALADRLLASLGPSFMGPVAILRVWSFCLFYVMAELWGSVVISVLFWGFANQITTVEEAKEFYPLFGLGANVALIFSGRTVKYFSNMRQNLGPGVDGWAISLKGMMSIVVVLGFVIAGIYWGVNKYVIDKTSLPVERKKKNKPKLSMGESLKVLVSSRYVRDLATLVVAYGISINLVEVTWKSKLKAQFPSPNEYSSFMGDFSTATGIATFTMMLLGRLILRKFGWGVAATITPAVLLVTGVGFFSLLLFGEPLTPLLATFGMTPLLAAVFVGALQNIFSKSAKYSLFDPCKEMAYIPLDEDMKVKGKAAIDVVCNPLGKSGGALIQQFMILSFGSLANSTPYLGGILLVIVIAWLGAVRSLDSQFSPLAKQDLEREQKLKAEAVETTAQVVGTGNGSLQENVASTNGTVIKQSQEPEITAPEKSGKQS, encoded by the exons ATGGAGTCCGGCCTCGTCGCAAGCCACCGCCTTCGCCTCCCGGCCCTCCCCTTCGCGGCCCATGCCcacctcctccgccaccgccgcctcgcggCCACGCCCCTCCGCCTCCCCACCACCCCGACCCCTCTCCGCCAGCCCGCCGCGCTCCCGCTCCGCCCCTGCCTCaggcctccccgcgccgcctccgtcgcctcccCCGCGCCGGCGCCCGGCGATGCGCCGGACAATTCCCGCAAGTTCCTCGGCGTGGACGCACTCACGCTCAAGAAGATCGTGCCCCTGGGGCTCATGTTCTTCTGCATCCTCTTCAACTACACCATCCTGAGGGACACCAAGGACGTGCTCGTCGTCACCGCCAAGGGGAGCAGCGCCGAGATCATCCCCTTCCTCAAGACGTGGGTCAACCTCCCCATGGCCATCGGCTTCATGCTTCTCTACTCCAAGCTCGCCGACGTGCTCTCCAAGGAGGCGCTCTTCTACACCGTCATCTTCCCCTTCATCGCCTTCTTCGGCGTCTTCGGATACGTGCTCTACCCTATGCGCGACGCCATCCACCCCACGGCGCTCGCCGACCGCCTCCTCGCGTCGCTCGGCCCCAGCTTCATGGGGCCCGTCGCCATCCTCCGCGTCTGGAGTTTCTGCCTCTTCTACGTCATGGCGGAGCTCTGGGGCAGCGTTGTCATCTCCGTCCTGTTTTGGGGATTTGCCAATCAG ATTACTACGGTTGAAGAGGCTAAAGAGTTTTACCCACTCTTCGGGCTTGGGGCCAATGTGGCTCTCATCTTCTCTGGTCGCACGGTGAAATACTTCTCAAACATGAGGCAGAATTTGGGTCCAGGGGTGGACGGATGGGCTATATCATTGAAGGGCATGATGAGCATCGTGGTTGTACTGGGTTTCGTCATTGCCGGTATCTATTGGGGAGTGAACAAGTATGTTATTGATAAAACATCTCTGCCGGTCGAACGGAAGAAGAAG AATAAGCCAAAGCTTAGTATGGGGGAGAGTTTGAAGGTGCTGGTATCATCTCGATATGTGAGGGATCTTGCCACACTGGTCGTTGCTTATGGTATAAGCATCAACCTTGTAGAGGTGACATGGAAATCGAAATTGAAGGCACAG TTCCCAAGTCCTAACGAGTATTCTTCATTCATGGGCGATTTCTCAACGGCTACTGGCATAGCTACGTTTACAATGATGTTGTTAGGGAGATTAATTCTTAGAAAATTCGGGTGGGGAGTTGCAGCTACAATCACCCCTGCAGTGTTGCTTGTCACTGGAGTTGGATTCTTCTCACTGCTTTTGTTTGGCGAGCCACTCACTCCTCTTCTAGCCACGTTTGGGATGACGCCTTTGCTTGCGGCGGTCTTCGTTGGGGCACTACAGAACATTTTCAGTAAGAGTGCAAAGTACAGTTTGTTCGATCCTTGCAAAGAAATGGCGTACATTCCTTTGGATGAGGACATGAAG GTCAAAGGTAAGGCAGCAATAGATGTGGTATGCAACCCACTGGGAAAATCTGGAGGCGCCTTGATCCAGCAGTTCATGATCTTGTCATTTGGGTCTCTTGCCAACTCAACGCCGTACCTTGGAGGAATATTGCTGGTGATTGTCATCGCGTGGTTGGGCGCTGTAAGGTCCCTTGACTCGCAGTTCTCTCCCCTGGCAAAGCAAGACCTGGAGAGGGAACAGAAGCTGAAAGCAGAGGCGGTAGAAACGACGGCTCAAGTCGTTGGGACAGGGAACGGTTCCCTTCAAGAAAATGTTGCTTCCACAAACGGTACGGTCATCAAACAGTCGCAAGAACCCGAGATCACTGCCCCTGAAAAATCTGGCAAGCAGTCTTAA
- the LOC123127266 gene encoding protein argonaute PNH1 isoform X3, producing MLEVLEVPWTVVGGKAAGGCPGPPRRQALQSSLAHPKAATRSPGAGCKKCNSGASGPRRNGARARSKEEAVVPAACTGVVAVAPAEPPPVSSKGLELCRRPGFGKAGTRCVVKANHFLAEVADKDLTQYDVKITPEVRSRSVSRAIVAELVRLYRASDLGMRLPAYDGRSNLYTAGRLPFDAREFVIRLAVDDDGVSSATVRYTQSADPEKEYKVAIKFAAGADLRHLREFMAGRQPDEPQGGLQVLDVVLREVASQRYLSVRRSFYSPDIRTPQRLGDGLQSWFGFYQSIRPTQMGLSLNIDMSSTAFVEPLPVIDFAAQILGKDVMSRPLSDANRVRIKKALHDLKVEITHRGSLRRKYRVFGLTAQPTHELIFPIDDEVKSVVEYFKEMYGFTIKQPHLPCLLVGNQKKPNYLPMEVCKIVEGQRYKKRLNEKQITSLLKVTCQRPGDKEMDIRRTVHKNGYDQDPYAKEFGINISDKLTSIEARVLPAPWLKYHDTGKESECLPRVGQWDMKNKKVVNGCTVNHWASINFSRSVQESTASGFCQELAQTCKLLGMEFNSEPAIPMYSARPEQAVQALKHVYNAALKKPKGKELELLLVILPDNNGALYGDIKRICETELGIMSQCCLAKHVFKICKRYLANVSLKINVKMGGRNTVLLDAVSRRIPLVSDVPTIIFGADVTHPETREDTSPSIAAVVASQDWPEVTKYAGLVCAQAYRQELIQDLYKTWHDPQRGTVTGGMIRELLISFRKATGQKPLRIIFYRDGVSAGQFHQVLLYELDAIRKACASLEPNYQPPVTFVIVQKRHHTKLFANNHNDKSSTDKSGNILPGTVVDSKICHPTQFDFYLCSHAGIQGTSKPAHYHVLWDENNFMADEMQTLTNNLCYTYVRCTRSVSVVPPVYYAHLAAFRARFYMDQDSAMKTMPAVKERVKRVMFYC from the exons ATGCTCGAGGTTTTGGAGGTGCCGTGGACGGTGGTCGGTGGTAAGGCGGCTGGCGGGTGCCCGGGGCCGCCGCGGAGACAGGCGCTGCAAAGCAGCTTGGCGCACCCCAAGGCGGCCACGCGGTCGCCGGGGGCGGGATGCAAGAAGTGCAATTCCGGTGCGAGCGGCCCGCGGCGCAACGGCGCGCGGGCGCggagcaaggaggaggcggtggtgcctGCCGCGTGCACTGGCGTTGTCGCCGTCGCGCCAGCGGAGCCGCCGCCGGTGTCGAGCAAGgggctcgagctctgccgccgtccGGGGTTCGGGAAGGCGGGCACGCGCTGCGTGGTGAAGGCCAACCATTTCCTCGCGGAGGTCGCCGACAAGGACCTCACCCAGTACGAC GTCAAGATCACGCCGGAGGTGAGGTCGCGGAGCGTGAGCCGGGCCATCGTGGCCGAGCTGGTTCGCCTCTACCGCGCGTCCGACCTCGGCATGCGCCTCCCGGCCTACGACGGCCGCAGCAACCTCTACACCGCCGGCCGCCTCCCCTTCGACGCCCGAGAGTTCGTCATACGCCTCGCCGTCGACGACGACGGCGTCTCCAGCGCCACCGTCCGGTACACACAATCGGCCGATCC GGAGAAGGAGTACAAGGTGGCCATCAAATTCGCTGCCGGCGCCGACCTGCGCCACCTCCGGGAGTTCATGGCGGGGCGGCAACCCGATGAGCCGCAGGGGGGCCTACAGGTCCTCGACGTCGTGCTGCGGGAAGTCGCTagccagaggtacctctccgtaaGGCGGTCGTTCTACTCGCCGGACATTAGGACGCCGCAGAGGCTCGGCGATGGCTTGCAGTCGTGGTTCGGCTTCTACCAGAGCATCCGGCCGACCCAAATGGGATTGTCACTCAACATCG ACATGTCGTCCACGGCATTTGTCGAGCCGCTGCCGGTGATCGATTTTGCGGCGCAGATCCTGGGGAAGGATGTCATGTCAAGGCCGTTGTCGGACGCGAACCGAGTCAGG ATAAAGAAAGCTCTACACGATTTGAAGGTCGAAATCACTCACCGGGGAAGTTTAAGACGGAAATACCGTGTCTTCGGCTTGACAGCGCAACCAACTCATGAGCTAAT TTTCCCAATTGACGATGAAGTGAAATCGGTTGTAGAGTACTTCAAGGAAATGTATGGTTTCACCATAAAGCAACCACATCTTCCCTGCCTTCTTGTAGGAAACCAAAAGAAGCCAAATTATCTACCAATGGAG GTCTGCAAGATTGTTGAAGGTCAGAGATACAAGAAGAGGTTGAATGAAAAGCAGATCACATCATTACTGAAAGTTACATGCCAAAGGCCTGGAGACAAGGAAATGGATATTCGACGG ACCGTTCACAAAAATGGATATGATCAAGATCCCTATGCGAAGGAATTTGGGATAAACATAAGCGACAAACTCACCTCTATTGAAGCAAGAGTTCTGCCTGCACCCTGG CTAAAATATCATGATACCGGAAAAGAGTCAGAGTGCTTACCTCGTGTTGGCCAATGGGACATGAAAAACAAG AAAGTTGTCAATGGATGCACTGTGAATCATTGGGCATCCATTAACTTCTCAAGAAGTGTTCAAGAAAGCACTGCCAGTGGATTTTGCCAGGAGTTAGCCCAAACGTGTAAACTTTTAGGCATG GAGTTCAACAGCGAGCCTGCTATACCAATGTATTCGGCTAGACCAGAGCAAGCAGTACAGGCGCTTAAGCATGTGTATAACGCTGCACTgaaaaaacccaagggaaaggagcttgagcttcttttgGTAATCCTCCCTGACAACAATGGTGCATTGTATG GTGACATAAAGCGCATTTGTGAGACCGAATTGGGAATAATGTCACAGTGCTGCTTAGCAAAGCATGTATTTAAGATCTGCAAACGATACCTGGCGAATGTCTCACTCAAAATCAATGTTAAG ATGGGGGGAAGAAATACCGTACTCTTGGACGCGGTAAGTCGGAGAATCCCATTGGTCAGTGATGTACCGACAATAATATTTGGTGCGGATGTAACGCATCCTGAAACCAGAGAGGACACCAGTCCATCAATTGCTGCG GTTGTTGCTTCTCAAGACTGGCCAGAAGTTACAAAGTACGCTGGATTGGTGTGCGCTCAAGCTTATCGGCAAGAGCTCATCCAGGATCTCTACAAAACATGGCATGATCCTCAGCGAGGCACTGTCACCGGAGGCATGATCAG GGAGCTTTTAATTTCCTTCAGGAAAGCCACAGGGCAGAAACCATTGAGAATAATCTTCTACAG GGACGGTGTCAGCGCAGGACAGTTCCATCAAGTATTACTTTACGAGTTAGATGCCATCCGCAAG GCTTGTGCATCTTTAGAACCAAATTACCAACCTCCAGTGACGTTTGTGATAGTCCAAAAGCGTCACCATACAAAACTATTTGCAAACAACCACAACGATAAAAGCAGCACCGACAAGAGCGGAAATATCCTGCCTG GCACCGTTGTTGATTCAAAGATATGCCATCCCACACagtttgatttctacctctgcagccatGCTGGAATCCAG GGCACCAGTAAGCCAGCACATTATCATGTTCTGTGGGACGAGAACAATTTCATGGCGGATGAAATGCAGACTTTGACGAACAACCTTTGCTACAC GTATGTGCGTTGCACACGATCTGTTTCTGTCG TGCCGCCTGTTTACTACGCTCATCTAGCCGCATTCCGGGCACGTTTCTACATGGACCAAGATA GCGCCATGAAGACTATGCCGGCAGTGAAAGAGAGGGTGAAGAGGGTGATGTTCTACTGCTGA
- the LOC123127266 gene encoding protein argonaute PNH1 isoform X1 encodes MLEVLEVPWTVVGGKAAGGCPGPPRRQALQSSLAHPKAATRSPGAGCKKCNSGASGPRRNGARARSKEEAVVPAACTGVVAVAPAEPPPVSSKGLELCRRPGFGKAGTRCVVKANHFLAEVADKDLTQYDVKITPEVRSRSVSRAIVAELVRLYRASDLGMRLPAYDGRSNLYTAGRLPFDAREFVIRLAVDDDGVSSATVRYTQSADPEKEYKVAIKFAAGADLRHLREFMAGRQPDEPQGGLQVLDVVLREVASQRYLSVRRSFYSPDIRTPQRLGDGLQSWFGFYQSIRPTQMGLSLNIDMSSTAFVEPLPVIDFAAQILGKDVMSRPLSDANRVRIKKALHDLKVEITHRGSLRRKYRVFGLTAQPTHELIFPIDDEVKSVVEYFKEMYGFTIKQPHLPCLLVGNQKKPNYLPMEVCKIVEGQRYKKRLNEKQITSLLKVTCQRPGDKEMDIRRTVHKNGYDQDPYAKEFGINISDKLTSIEARVLPAPWLKYHDTGKESECLPRVGQWDMKNKKVVNGCTVNHWASINFSRSVQESTASGFCQELAQTCKLLGMEFNSEPAIPMYSARPEQAVQALKHVYNAALKKPKGKELELLLVILPDNNGALYGDIKRICETELGIMSQCCLAKHVFKICKRYLANVSLKINVKMGGRNTVLLDAVSRRIPLVSDVPTIIFGADVTHPETREDTSPSIAAVVASQDWPEVTKYAGLVCAQAYRQELIQDLYKTWHDPQRGTVTGGMIRELLISFRKATGQKPLRIIFYRDGVSAGQFHQVLLYELDAIRKACASLEPNYQPPVTFVIVQKRHHTKLFANNHNDKSSTDKSGNILPGTVVDSKICHPTQFDFYLCSHAGIQGTSKPAHYHVLWDENNFMADEMQTLTNNLCYTYVRCTRSVSVVPPVYYAHLAAFRARFYMDQDSLSVKNANGRNGGAMKTMPAVKERVKRVMFYC; translated from the exons ATGCTCGAGGTTTTGGAGGTGCCGTGGACGGTGGTCGGTGGTAAGGCGGCTGGCGGGTGCCCGGGGCCGCCGCGGAGACAGGCGCTGCAAAGCAGCTTGGCGCACCCCAAGGCGGCCACGCGGTCGCCGGGGGCGGGATGCAAGAAGTGCAATTCCGGTGCGAGCGGCCCGCGGCGCAACGGCGCGCGGGCGCggagcaaggaggaggcggtggtgcctGCCGCGTGCACTGGCGTTGTCGCCGTCGCGCCAGCGGAGCCGCCGCCGGTGTCGAGCAAGgggctcgagctctgccgccgtccGGGGTTCGGGAAGGCGGGCACGCGCTGCGTGGTGAAGGCCAACCATTTCCTCGCGGAGGTCGCCGACAAGGACCTCACCCAGTACGAC GTCAAGATCACGCCGGAGGTGAGGTCGCGGAGCGTGAGCCGGGCCATCGTGGCCGAGCTGGTTCGCCTCTACCGCGCGTCCGACCTCGGCATGCGCCTCCCGGCCTACGACGGCCGCAGCAACCTCTACACCGCCGGCCGCCTCCCCTTCGACGCCCGAGAGTTCGTCATACGCCTCGCCGTCGACGACGACGGCGTCTCCAGCGCCACCGTCCGGTACACACAATCGGCCGATCC GGAGAAGGAGTACAAGGTGGCCATCAAATTCGCTGCCGGCGCCGACCTGCGCCACCTCCGGGAGTTCATGGCGGGGCGGCAACCCGATGAGCCGCAGGGGGGCCTACAGGTCCTCGACGTCGTGCTGCGGGAAGTCGCTagccagaggtacctctccgtaaGGCGGTCGTTCTACTCGCCGGACATTAGGACGCCGCAGAGGCTCGGCGATGGCTTGCAGTCGTGGTTCGGCTTCTACCAGAGCATCCGGCCGACCCAAATGGGATTGTCACTCAACATCG ACATGTCGTCCACGGCATTTGTCGAGCCGCTGCCGGTGATCGATTTTGCGGCGCAGATCCTGGGGAAGGATGTCATGTCAAGGCCGTTGTCGGACGCGAACCGAGTCAGG ATAAAGAAAGCTCTACACGATTTGAAGGTCGAAATCACTCACCGGGGAAGTTTAAGACGGAAATACCGTGTCTTCGGCTTGACAGCGCAACCAACTCATGAGCTAAT TTTCCCAATTGACGATGAAGTGAAATCGGTTGTAGAGTACTTCAAGGAAATGTATGGTTTCACCATAAAGCAACCACATCTTCCCTGCCTTCTTGTAGGAAACCAAAAGAAGCCAAATTATCTACCAATGGAG GTCTGCAAGATTGTTGAAGGTCAGAGATACAAGAAGAGGTTGAATGAAAAGCAGATCACATCATTACTGAAAGTTACATGCCAAAGGCCTGGAGACAAGGAAATGGATATTCGACGG ACCGTTCACAAAAATGGATATGATCAAGATCCCTATGCGAAGGAATTTGGGATAAACATAAGCGACAAACTCACCTCTATTGAAGCAAGAGTTCTGCCTGCACCCTGG CTAAAATATCATGATACCGGAAAAGAGTCAGAGTGCTTACCTCGTGTTGGCCAATGGGACATGAAAAACAAG AAAGTTGTCAATGGATGCACTGTGAATCATTGGGCATCCATTAACTTCTCAAGAAGTGTTCAAGAAAGCACTGCCAGTGGATTTTGCCAGGAGTTAGCCCAAACGTGTAAACTTTTAGGCATG GAGTTCAACAGCGAGCCTGCTATACCAATGTATTCGGCTAGACCAGAGCAAGCAGTACAGGCGCTTAAGCATGTGTATAACGCTGCACTgaaaaaacccaagggaaaggagcttgagcttcttttgGTAATCCTCCCTGACAACAATGGTGCATTGTATG GTGACATAAAGCGCATTTGTGAGACCGAATTGGGAATAATGTCACAGTGCTGCTTAGCAAAGCATGTATTTAAGATCTGCAAACGATACCTGGCGAATGTCTCACTCAAAATCAATGTTAAG ATGGGGGGAAGAAATACCGTACTCTTGGACGCGGTAAGTCGGAGAATCCCATTGGTCAGTGATGTACCGACAATAATATTTGGTGCGGATGTAACGCATCCTGAAACCAGAGAGGACACCAGTCCATCAATTGCTGCG GTTGTTGCTTCTCAAGACTGGCCAGAAGTTACAAAGTACGCTGGATTGGTGTGCGCTCAAGCTTATCGGCAAGAGCTCATCCAGGATCTCTACAAAACATGGCATGATCCTCAGCGAGGCACTGTCACCGGAGGCATGATCAG GGAGCTTTTAATTTCCTTCAGGAAAGCCACAGGGCAGAAACCATTGAGAATAATCTTCTACAG GGACGGTGTCAGCGCAGGACAGTTCCATCAAGTATTACTTTACGAGTTAGATGCCATCCGCAAG GCTTGTGCATCTTTAGAACCAAATTACCAACCTCCAGTGACGTTTGTGATAGTCCAAAAGCGTCACCATACAAAACTATTTGCAAACAACCACAACGATAAAAGCAGCACCGACAAGAGCGGAAATATCCTGCCTG GCACCGTTGTTGATTCAAAGATATGCCATCCCACACagtttgatttctacctctgcagccatGCTGGAATCCAG GGCACCAGTAAGCCAGCACATTATCATGTTCTGTGGGACGAGAACAATTTCATGGCGGATGAAATGCAGACTTTGACGAACAACCTTTGCTACAC GTATGTGCGTTGCACACGATCTGTTTCTGTCG TGCCGCCTGTTTACTACGCTCATCTAGCCGCATTCCGGGCACGTTTCTACATGGACCAAGATAGCCTCTCGGTGAAGAATGCCAACGGGAGGAATGGAGGCGCCATGAAGACTATGCCGGCAGTGAAAGAGAGGGTGAAGAGGGTGATGTTCTACTGCTGA
- the LOC123127266 gene encoding protein argonaute PNH1 isoform X2 — MLEVLEVPWTVVGGKAAGGCPGPPRRQALQSSLAHPKAATRSPGAGCKKCNSGASGPRRNGARARSKEEAVVPAACTGVVAVAPAEPPPVSSKGLELCRRPGFGKAGTRCVVKANHFLAEVADKDLTQYDVKITPEVRSRSVSRAIVAELVRLYRASDLGMRLPAYDGRSNLYTAGRLPFDAREFVIRLAVDDDGVSSATVREKEYKVAIKFAAGADLRHLREFMAGRQPDEPQGGLQVLDVVLREVASQRYLSVRRSFYSPDIRTPQRLGDGLQSWFGFYQSIRPTQMGLSLNIDMSSTAFVEPLPVIDFAAQILGKDVMSRPLSDANRVRIKKALHDLKVEITHRGSLRRKYRVFGLTAQPTHELIFPIDDEVKSVVEYFKEMYGFTIKQPHLPCLLVGNQKKPNYLPMEVCKIVEGQRYKKRLNEKQITSLLKVTCQRPGDKEMDIRRTVHKNGYDQDPYAKEFGINISDKLTSIEARVLPAPWLKYHDTGKESECLPRVGQWDMKNKKVVNGCTVNHWASINFSRSVQESTASGFCQELAQTCKLLGMEFNSEPAIPMYSARPEQAVQALKHVYNAALKKPKGKELELLLVILPDNNGALYGDIKRICETELGIMSQCCLAKHVFKICKRYLANVSLKINVKMGGRNTVLLDAVSRRIPLVSDVPTIIFGADVTHPETREDTSPSIAAVVASQDWPEVTKYAGLVCAQAYRQELIQDLYKTWHDPQRGTVTGGMIRELLISFRKATGQKPLRIIFYRDGVSAGQFHQVLLYELDAIRKACASLEPNYQPPVTFVIVQKRHHTKLFANNHNDKSSTDKSGNILPGTVVDSKICHPTQFDFYLCSHAGIQGTSKPAHYHVLWDENNFMADEMQTLTNNLCYTYVRCTRSVSVVPPVYYAHLAAFRARFYMDQDSLSVKNANGRNGGAMKTMPAVKERVKRVMFYC, encoded by the exons ATGCTCGAGGTTTTGGAGGTGCCGTGGACGGTGGTCGGTGGTAAGGCGGCTGGCGGGTGCCCGGGGCCGCCGCGGAGACAGGCGCTGCAAAGCAGCTTGGCGCACCCCAAGGCGGCCACGCGGTCGCCGGGGGCGGGATGCAAGAAGTGCAATTCCGGTGCGAGCGGCCCGCGGCGCAACGGCGCGCGGGCGCggagcaaggaggaggcggtggtgcctGCCGCGTGCACTGGCGTTGTCGCCGTCGCGCCAGCGGAGCCGCCGCCGGTGTCGAGCAAGgggctcgagctctgccgccgtccGGGGTTCGGGAAGGCGGGCACGCGCTGCGTGGTGAAGGCCAACCATTTCCTCGCGGAGGTCGCCGACAAGGACCTCACCCAGTACGAC GTCAAGATCACGCCGGAGGTGAGGTCGCGGAGCGTGAGCCGGGCCATCGTGGCCGAGCTGGTTCGCCTCTACCGCGCGTCCGACCTCGGCATGCGCCTCCCGGCCTACGACGGCCGCAGCAACCTCTACACCGCCGGCCGCCTCCCCTTCGACGCCCGAGAGTTCGTCATACGCCTCGCCGTCGACGACGACGGCGTCTCCAGCGCCACCGTCCG GGAGAAGGAGTACAAGGTGGCCATCAAATTCGCTGCCGGCGCCGACCTGCGCCACCTCCGGGAGTTCATGGCGGGGCGGCAACCCGATGAGCCGCAGGGGGGCCTACAGGTCCTCGACGTCGTGCTGCGGGAAGTCGCTagccagaggtacctctccgtaaGGCGGTCGTTCTACTCGCCGGACATTAGGACGCCGCAGAGGCTCGGCGATGGCTTGCAGTCGTGGTTCGGCTTCTACCAGAGCATCCGGCCGACCCAAATGGGATTGTCACTCAACATCG ACATGTCGTCCACGGCATTTGTCGAGCCGCTGCCGGTGATCGATTTTGCGGCGCAGATCCTGGGGAAGGATGTCATGTCAAGGCCGTTGTCGGACGCGAACCGAGTCAGG ATAAAGAAAGCTCTACACGATTTGAAGGTCGAAATCACTCACCGGGGAAGTTTAAGACGGAAATACCGTGTCTTCGGCTTGACAGCGCAACCAACTCATGAGCTAAT TTTCCCAATTGACGATGAAGTGAAATCGGTTGTAGAGTACTTCAAGGAAATGTATGGTTTCACCATAAAGCAACCACATCTTCCCTGCCTTCTTGTAGGAAACCAAAAGAAGCCAAATTATCTACCAATGGAG GTCTGCAAGATTGTTGAAGGTCAGAGATACAAGAAGAGGTTGAATGAAAAGCAGATCACATCATTACTGAAAGTTACATGCCAAAGGCCTGGAGACAAGGAAATGGATATTCGACGG ACCGTTCACAAAAATGGATATGATCAAGATCCCTATGCGAAGGAATTTGGGATAAACATAAGCGACAAACTCACCTCTATTGAAGCAAGAGTTCTGCCTGCACCCTGG CTAAAATATCATGATACCGGAAAAGAGTCAGAGTGCTTACCTCGTGTTGGCCAATGGGACATGAAAAACAAG AAAGTTGTCAATGGATGCACTGTGAATCATTGGGCATCCATTAACTTCTCAAGAAGTGTTCAAGAAAGCACTGCCAGTGGATTTTGCCAGGAGTTAGCCCAAACGTGTAAACTTTTAGGCATG GAGTTCAACAGCGAGCCTGCTATACCAATGTATTCGGCTAGACCAGAGCAAGCAGTACAGGCGCTTAAGCATGTGTATAACGCTGCACTgaaaaaacccaagggaaaggagcttgagcttcttttgGTAATCCTCCCTGACAACAATGGTGCATTGTATG GTGACATAAAGCGCATTTGTGAGACCGAATTGGGAATAATGTCACAGTGCTGCTTAGCAAAGCATGTATTTAAGATCTGCAAACGATACCTGGCGAATGTCTCACTCAAAATCAATGTTAAG ATGGGGGGAAGAAATACCGTACTCTTGGACGCGGTAAGTCGGAGAATCCCATTGGTCAGTGATGTACCGACAATAATATTTGGTGCGGATGTAACGCATCCTGAAACCAGAGAGGACACCAGTCCATCAATTGCTGCG GTTGTTGCTTCTCAAGACTGGCCAGAAGTTACAAAGTACGCTGGATTGGTGTGCGCTCAAGCTTATCGGCAAGAGCTCATCCAGGATCTCTACAAAACATGGCATGATCCTCAGCGAGGCACTGTCACCGGAGGCATGATCAG GGAGCTTTTAATTTCCTTCAGGAAAGCCACAGGGCAGAAACCATTGAGAATAATCTTCTACAG GGACGGTGTCAGCGCAGGACAGTTCCATCAAGTATTACTTTACGAGTTAGATGCCATCCGCAAG GCTTGTGCATCTTTAGAACCAAATTACCAACCTCCAGTGACGTTTGTGATAGTCCAAAAGCGTCACCATACAAAACTATTTGCAAACAACCACAACGATAAAAGCAGCACCGACAAGAGCGGAAATATCCTGCCTG GCACCGTTGTTGATTCAAAGATATGCCATCCCACACagtttgatttctacctctgcagccatGCTGGAATCCAG GGCACCAGTAAGCCAGCACATTATCATGTTCTGTGGGACGAGAACAATTTCATGGCGGATGAAATGCAGACTTTGACGAACAACCTTTGCTACAC GTATGTGCGTTGCACACGATCTGTTTCTGTCG TGCCGCCTGTTTACTACGCTCATCTAGCCGCATTCCGGGCACGTTTCTACATGGACCAAGATAGCCTCTCGGTGAAGAATGCCAACGGGAGGAATGGAGGCGCCATGAAGACTATGCCGGCAGTGAAAGAGAGGGTGAAGAGGGTGATGTTCTACTGCTGA